In a single window of the Streptomyces sp. NBC_00285 genome:
- a CDS encoding sensor histidine kinase, producing MSSREGRRWAAYGRGALVGLCVLAAASNDISFDGRHLVPVITAALVCGVALLVPRLRRPVAPLLVTVATAWWGWPLLPLLAVALFDLAVDRRARVAVGCAVAALGANLLSYRATSLWTAQTYASTLLLPALAVLVGLWLGGRRRLVRALAADVEHLRVQSQLREEAARIAERSRIAAEMHDVLAHRLSLIALHTGVLATKGDMLPAPVVERLGLLRTASAEALTDLRDVLGVLRDPDAPPAGAALTPVMGDVGELAAEARAAGQHVELTTDGLPEQAPTTHRLAVHRVVQEALTNARKHADGAPVTVRIDYRPPATLVEVTNPPGTPRTDTVGSGYGLVGLRERVTTLGGSLNAGPAGAGAWRLAARIPHPAGIEQNGTRT from the coding sequence GTGAGCAGCAGAGAAGGCCGCAGATGGGCGGCCTACGGGCGAGGCGCACTCGTGGGGTTGTGCGTACTGGCCGCCGCGTCGAACGACATCTCGTTCGACGGGCGCCACCTGGTCCCCGTCATCACCGCGGCGCTGGTGTGCGGAGTGGCCCTGCTCGTGCCCCGACTGCGCCGGCCGGTCGCGCCGCTGCTGGTCACCGTGGCCACGGCATGGTGGGGATGGCCATTGCTGCCGCTGCTGGCAGTCGCCCTGTTCGACCTGGCCGTGGATCGCCGGGCGCGGGTGGCGGTGGGATGTGCCGTCGCCGCCCTGGGCGCCAACCTGCTCAGCTACCGGGCCACCTCCCTGTGGACGGCGCAGACCTACGCGTCCACGCTGCTCCTCCCTGCGCTGGCCGTCCTCGTCGGGCTGTGGCTGGGTGGCCGGCGCCGCCTGGTCCGGGCACTGGCAGCCGACGTCGAGCACCTGCGCGTCCAGTCGCAGCTGCGCGAGGAAGCGGCCCGCATCGCGGAACGCTCCCGTATCGCCGCCGAGATGCACGACGTCCTGGCCCATCGCCTGAGCCTGATCGCGCTCCACACCGGCGTGCTGGCCACCAAGGGCGACATGCTGCCCGCACCGGTCGTCGAACGGCTCGGTCTGCTGCGCACGGCATCCGCCGAGGCCCTCACCGACCTGCGCGACGTCCTCGGTGTGCTGCGCGACCCCGACGCCCCGCCGGCCGGCGCCGCGCTCACACCGGTGATGGGGGACGTAGGGGAACTGGCGGCCGAGGCCCGCGCCGCCGGCCAGCACGTCGAGCTGACCACCGACGGCCTTCCCGAGCAGGCTCCCACCACCCACCGCCTGGCCGTGCACCGCGTCGTCCAGGAAGCACTGACCAACGCCCGCAAGCATGCCGACGGCGCTCCGGTGACGGTACGCATCGACTACCGGCCGCCCGCCACCCTCGTCGAGGTCACCAACCCTCCTGGCACTCCCCGCACGGACACCGTCGGCAGCGGCTACGGACTCGTCGGCCTGCGAGAACGCGTCACCACCCTCGGCGGCAGCCTGAACGCCGGACCGGCCGGCGCGGGCGCGTGGCGACTGGCCGCCCGCATCCCCCACCCCGCCGGCATCGAACAGAACGGCACCCGCACATGA
- a CDS encoding class I SAM-dependent methyltransferase, whose amino-acid sequence MNDWTTSHDRVLAQRNAEGWMFLIEAARDLRTTGAIAPSGKALARALTDPVRAQAPRPLAVLEAGAGTGAVTRTLIPALPRASRLDIVEANPRFAARLRHLVTTHPDLAARPAQVNVHQTYVEQLDSDQRYDVIVSGLPLTNFPPVQVERIMARYMELLHPGGTLTYFAYLGTRKARALTASRAEARRHAAVDDVMAAYQRTYATGRWTVWANVPPAYVWHLQRPLVSTETDQPEPQTGWASR is encoded by the coding sequence ATGAACGACTGGACCACCTCCCACGACCGTGTCCTGGCGCAGCGCAACGCCGAAGGCTGGATGTTCCTGATCGAGGCAGCCCGTGATCTGCGCACCACGGGTGCCATAGCCCCCAGCGGAAAGGCCCTGGCCCGCGCTCTGACCGATCCCGTACGGGCTCAGGCGCCCCGCCCGCTTGCGGTCCTGGAGGCCGGTGCCGGCACCGGCGCGGTCACCCGCACCCTGATACCCGCACTGCCCCGAGCCAGCCGCCTGGACATCGTCGAGGCGAACCCACGTTTCGCCGCGCGACTGCGCCATCTCGTCACCACGCATCCAGACCTGGCTGCCAGGCCCGCACAGGTGAACGTGCATCAGACCTACGTCGAGCAGCTCGACAGCGACCAGAGGTACGACGTGATCGTCTCGGGGCTGCCGCTGACCAATTTCCCGCCCGTGCAGGTCGAGCGCATCATGGCCCGCTACATGGAACTGCTCCACCCCGGCGGCACGCTGACCTACTTCGCCTACCTCGGCACCCGCAAGGCGCGTGCCCTGACGGCATCGCGAGCCGAAGCCCGACGCCACGCCGCCGTCGACGACGTCATGGCCGCCTACCAGCGCACCTACGCCACAGGCCGCTGGACGGTATGGGCCAACGTTCCCCCCGCCTACGTCTGGCATCTGCAACGCCCTCTCGTCTCCACGGAAACGGACCAGCCCGAACCGCAGACCGGCTGGGCGAGTCGGTGA
- a CDS encoding DedA family protein, with the protein MNALSDILGHISPASAYAVVAAAVLAESILLVGAFIPTLTLLLTAGAMARTGPLSLPFVIAAAAGAVVAGDFLAHRTGRFLGARLRGGRIGRRIPDAAWHQAETLMTRHGGRAVFLARFLPVVRTLAPHSAGVTRLPYRHIAPYSVVAACVWATAEAGVGYAAATSLQRVLTLGGPALALVALIVIGGVLLRRRKRRPLSDEAQEPASGPGTTPTGHVQAGRTRPVS; encoded by the coding sequence GTGAACGCGCTCTCCGACATCCTCGGTCATATCTCGCCGGCCTCGGCGTACGCGGTGGTGGCCGCCGCCGTCCTGGCCGAGTCGATCCTTCTCGTCGGCGCGTTCATCCCCACGCTCACCCTGCTCCTGACCGCCGGCGCAATGGCCCGCACCGGCCCCCTCAGCCTTCCCTTCGTGATCGCTGCCGCGGCCGGAGCCGTGGTTGCGGGTGACTTCCTCGCCCACCGCACCGGCAGGTTCCTCGGTGCCCGGCTGCGCGGAGGCCGGATAGGCCGTCGGATACCGGATGCCGCCTGGCACCAGGCCGAGACGCTGATGACGCGCCACGGCGGCCGAGCGGTCTTCCTGGCCCGCTTCCTGCCGGTGGTGCGCACTCTCGCCCCGCACTCCGCGGGCGTCACCCGCCTGCCCTACCGCCACATCGCTCCTTACAGCGTCGTCGCCGCCTGTGTGTGGGCCACGGCGGAAGCAGGTGTCGGATACGCCGCCGCGACCTCTCTCCAGCGCGTCCTCACCCTGGGCGGCCCTGCCCTCGCCCTGGTCGCGCTGATCGTGATCGGGGGCGTGCTGCTGCGGCGAAGGAAGCGCCGTCCGCTGTCTGATGAAGCCCAGGAACCGGCGTCCGGGCCTGGGACAACGCCCACCGGCCACGTTCAGGCGGGCCGGACAAGGCCGGTGTCGTAG
- a CDS encoding response regulator: protein MTTVLIVDDQALQRLGFSMLLEQHPDLTLIGEATHGAEAVRKAAELKPDVVLMDVRMPGMDGIEATRRIVESGGRSRILVLTTFDLDEYAYDALRAGASGFLLKDAMPDELVAGIRAVAAGDAVISPGLTRKLIDAFGSRLPGHTPEQQRQLARLTNREREVLTAVATGWSNTEIAERFSLAESTVKSHVSSILTKIGVRDRVQAVIFAYDTGLVRPA from the coding sequence ATGACCACCGTGCTCATCGTCGACGACCAGGCCCTGCAACGCCTCGGCTTCAGCATGCTGCTGGAACAGCACCCCGACCTGACCCTCATCGGCGAGGCCACCCACGGCGCCGAAGCCGTCCGCAAGGCCGCCGAGCTCAAGCCCGACGTCGTCCTCATGGACGTCCGCATGCCCGGCATGGACGGCATCGAGGCCACCAGACGCATCGTCGAGTCCGGCGGACGCTCCCGCATCCTGGTCCTGACCACCTTCGACCTCGACGAATACGCCTACGACGCCCTGCGCGCCGGAGCATCCGGGTTCCTGCTGAAGGACGCCATGCCCGACGAACTCGTCGCCGGCATCCGCGCGGTGGCCGCCGGGGACGCCGTCATCTCGCCCGGTCTGACCCGCAAGCTCATCGATGCCTTCGGCAGCCGTCTGCCGGGCCACACGCCCGAACAGCAACGTCAGCTGGCCCGCCTCACCAACCGCGAACGCGAGGTGCTCACCGCCGTCGCGACCGGCTGGAGCAACACCGAGATCGCCGAACGCTTCTCCCTCGCCGAATCCACCGTCAAGTCGCACGTGAGCAGCATCCTCACCAAGATCGGGGTCCGGGACCGGGTCCAAGCCGTGATCTTCGCCTACGACACCGGCCTTGTCCGGCCCGCCTGA